A stretch of Pseudomonas sp. 7SR1 DNA encodes these proteins:
- a CDS encoding DUF1631 domain-containing protein has product MHNDGNVVPLHKVSTDQANRSPLARLPVILLQVRDKAAQQLRLGLQGLFDNADDTLFEMADRARNDVEQNLYFEAMRDLRLKRKSIEREFIEQFFEAFVSLAQYDLTQATLTPALAQARSSRDDLERHLAVEAMVTRVLSRDGASLDQLTARLSVLLARPMANSQNPLSPALLCENFLQAGRNLGVGIKVKLILLKLFERYVLSECDQLYAEANQLLAATGILPDLKISPSRRASDRIEEPTRSLPERAARPTVAEVDDSVQEVFAALQKLLAQVRGSVAPTLEPSAPAQPISTRDLLRLLSHLQQYVPAPTQQDEFDLRSQLEQLLTRVSVKSGKSRVVEGADEDVINLISMMFEFILDDHNLPETLKALIGRLQIPMLKVAVLDKSFFSRGNHPARRLLNEIADAAMGWGDCDDHQRDNLYVRIEQVVQRLLNDFIDDPAIFSEVLADFLAFTSDERRRCELLEQRIRDAEEGRAKAELARLRVEGVLNQVMLGKTLPLAVVEFVQQAWSQVLLLTGFKHGEESAEWRADVLTLEQLIWSVQYHDESDAGLRLLAMVPELLKALREGLSRSAFDPFATSEFFSELELLHVQALQRMGQATEQAQASDSPEMIEVKERIVLRPPHKAPADSAAVRLPADDVGLRQVDQLRLGSWVEFQEDEDNSLRCKLAAIIESTGKYVFVNRTGLKVQEHSRTSLALEFRRGAARVLDDTLLFDRALESVLGNLRQLNRGK; this is encoded by the coding sequence ATGCACAACGACGGGAATGTAGTGCCTTTGCACAAGGTTTCTACCGATCAGGCGAATCGTTCGCCGCTCGCCCGTTTGCCTGTGATTCTGCTTCAGGTCCGCGACAAGGCCGCCCAGCAACTGCGCCTGGGCTTGCAAGGGTTGTTCGATAACGCCGACGACACATTGTTCGAAATGGCCGACCGGGCGCGCAACGATGTCGAACAGAACCTGTACTTCGAAGCCATGCGCGACTTGCGCCTGAAACGCAAAAGCATCGAGCGCGAGTTCATCGAGCAGTTTTTCGAGGCGTTCGTCAGCCTGGCCCAGTACGACCTGACCCAGGCTACGTTGACGCCGGCCCTGGCCCAGGCGCGATCGAGCCGCGACGACCTGGAGCGCCACCTGGCGGTGGAGGCCATGGTCACTCGGGTGCTGAGCCGCGACGGAGCTTCCCTGGATCAGTTGACGGCACGCCTCAGCGTGCTGCTGGCCCGGCCCATGGCCAATTCGCAGAATCCTCTGAGCCCCGCACTGCTGTGTGAAAACTTCCTGCAGGCCGGGCGCAACCTGGGGGTGGGAATCAAGGTCAAGCTGATCCTGCTCAAGCTGTTCGAGCGTTATGTGCTCAGCGAATGCGACCAGCTCTATGCCGAGGCCAACCAGTTGCTGGCCGCCACGGGCATTCTGCCGGACCTCAAGATTTCGCCCTCCCGGCGGGCGTCGGATCGCATCGAGGAGCCCACCCGATCCTTGCCGGAAAGGGCAGCCAGGCCGACGGTCGCTGAAGTCGATGACAGCGTGCAGGAGGTGTTCGCCGCGTTGCAGAAGCTGCTGGCGCAGGTGCGAGGCAGCGTGGCGCCGACCCTGGAGCCCAGTGCGCCGGCCCAGCCGATTTCCACTCGGGACCTGCTGCGTCTGCTGTCCCACCTGCAGCAGTATGTGCCAGCGCCCACCCAGCAGGATGAGTTCGACCTGCGCAGCCAGCTCGAACAACTGCTCACCCGTGTCAGCGTCAAGAGTGGCAAGTCTCGGGTGGTCGAAGGTGCTGATGAAGATGTGATCAACCTGATCTCGATGATGTTCGAGTTCATTCTCGACGACCATAACCTGCCCGAGACCCTCAAGGCGCTGATCGGCCGCCTGCAGATCCCGATGCTCAAGGTGGCGGTGCTGGACAAGAGTTTCTTCAGCCGCGGCAATCATCCGGCTCGACGGTTGCTCAATGAAATTGCCGACGCAGCCATGGGCTGGGGCGATTGCGACGATCATCAGCGGGACAATCTCTACGTGCGTATCGAACAGGTGGTCCAGCGCTTGCTGAACGACTTCATCGATGACCCGGCGATCTTTTCCGAAGTGCTGGCGGATTTCCTGGCCTTTACCAGCGACGAGCGGCGTCGCTGTGAGCTGCTCGAACAGCGCATTCGTGACGCCGAAGAGGGGCGGGCGAAGGCCGAGCTGGCGCGTTTACGGGTCGAAGGCGTATTGAACCAGGTGATGCTGGGCAAGACCCTGCCCCTGGCCGTGGTGGAGTTTGTGCAGCAGGCCTGGAGCCAGGTGCTGCTGTTGACCGGCTTCAAGCATGGCGAGGAGTCCGCCGAGTGGCGCGCCGATGTCCTGACCCTGGAGCAACTGATCTGGAGCGTCCAGTACCACGACGAATCCGATGCCGGCCTGCGCTTGCTGGCGATGGTGCCGGAGTTGCTCAAGGCGCTGCGCGAGGGCCTGAGCCGTTCGGCGTTCGATCCGTTCGCCACCAGCGAGTTTTTCAGCGAGTTGGAGCTCCTGCATGTGCAGGCGCTGCAGCGCATGGGCCAGGCCACGGAGCAGGCCCAGGCGTCCGATTCGCCGGAAATGATCGAAGTGAAGGAAAGAATTGTCTTGCGGCCTCCGCACAAGGCGCCAGCCGACAGCGCGGCGGTTCGCTTGCCGGCCGATGACGTAGGGCTGCGCCAGGTCGACCAGTTGCGCCTGGGAAGCTGGGTGGAATTCCAGGAGGATGAAGACAACAGCCTGCGTTGCAAGCTGGCGGCGATCATCGAGAGCACCGGCAAATACGTTTTCGTCAACCGCACCGGGCTCAAGGTGCAGGAGCACAGCCGTACCAGCCTGGCCCTGGAGTTCCGTCGCGGAGCGGCACGGGTACTGGACGACACCCTGCTGTTCGACAGGGCCCTGGAATCCGTGCTGGGCAACCTGCGACAACTCAATCGCGGCAAGTGA
- the nadC gene encoding carboxylating nicotinate-nucleotide diphosphorylase, with amino-acid sequence MPNLRLADLTAEIEANVRRALLEDVGSGDITAQLIPAERLAKATIITREAATISGTAWVDAVFRQLDPRVAVHWQVRDGDRVSPDQALFHLEGPARSLLTGERSALNFLQMLSGVATRARYLADFVAGTQVKLLDTRKTLPGLRLAQKYAVTCGGCHNHRIGLYDAFLIKENHIAACGGITQAIAAAHKIAPGKPVEVEVESLTELKEALAADADIIMLDELSLDDMREAVRLNAGKAKLEASGGINESTLRPIAETGVDYISIGAMTKDVKAVDLSMRLSL; translated from the coding sequence ATGCCGAACCTACGTCTCGCCGACCTGACCGCTGAAATCGAAGCCAATGTGCGCCGCGCGTTGCTCGAAGACGTCGGCAGCGGCGACATCACCGCGCAACTGATCCCCGCCGAACGCCTGGCCAAGGCCACCATCATTACCCGGGAAGCCGCGACCATCAGTGGCACCGCCTGGGTCGATGCCGTGTTCCGGCAACTGGATCCGCGCGTGGCGGTACATTGGCAGGTGCGCGACGGCGACCGGGTCAGCCCCGACCAGGCGCTGTTTCACCTCGAGGGCCCGGCCCGCTCGCTGCTGACCGGCGAACGCAGTGCGCTGAATTTCCTGCAGATGCTCTCGGGCGTGGCCACCCGGGCTCGCTACCTGGCGGACTTTGTCGCCGGCACCCAGGTCAAGCTGCTGGACACCCGCAAGACCTTGCCCGGGCTGCGCCTGGCCCAGAAGTACGCAGTGACCTGTGGCGGCTGCCACAACCACCGCATCGGCCTCTACGATGCCTTCCTGATCAAGGAAAACCACATCGCGGCCTGCGGCGGCATCACCCAGGCCATTGCCGCCGCCCACAAGATCGCACCGGGCAAACCGGTGGAGGTCGAGGTCGAAAGCCTGACGGAATTGAAGGAAGCCCTGGCGGCCGATGCCGACATCATCATGCTCGACGAACTGAGCCTGGACGACATGCGCGAGGCCGTACGCCTGAACGCCGGGAAGGCGAAGCTGGAGGCCAGCGGTGGCATCAACGAAAGTACCTTGCGTCCGATTGCCGAGACCGGCGTGGACTACATCTCGATCGGTGCAATGACCAAGGATGTGAAAGCCGTGGATCTGTCGATGCGACTGAGCCTTTGA
- a CDS encoding DUF6388 family protein, whose protein sequence is MTAKELTQEARHEEALRKYALDTPQLMEEIKDLSADDQKDQIQWAFEDEAEAQGLQPWELTLKYTSTPEEFEAQRLALHKEAAEVLGVEWEEYCEMNNLVV, encoded by the coding sequence ATGACGGCTAAAGAACTGACGCAAGAAGCCAGACACGAAGAAGCCCTGCGCAAATACGCCCTGGATACGCCTCAGTTAATGGAAGAAATCAAGGACCTGAGCGCCGACGATCAGAAAGACCAGATCCAATGGGCGTTCGAGGACGAAGCCGAAGCCCAGGGGCTGCAGCCTTGGGAACTGACGCTCAAGTACACCAGCACGCCTGAGGAGTTCGAGGCGCAGCGCCTGGCCCTGCACAAGGAAGCGGCCGAGGTGTTGGGCGTGGAGTGGGAAGAGTACTGCGAGATGAATAATCTGGTGGTCTGA
- the pnp gene encoding polyribonucleotide nucleotidyltransferase, translating to MNPVIKKFQFGQSTVTLETGRIARQASGAVLVTVDDDVSVLVTVVGAKQADPGKGFFPLSVHYQEKTYAAGKIPGGFFKREGRPSEKETLTSRLIDRPIRPLFPEGFMNEVQVVCTVVSTSKKTDPDIAAMIGTSAALAISGIPFDGPIGAARVAFHESTGYLLNPTYEQLKASSLDMVVAGTSEAVLMVESEAKELTEDQMLGAVLFAHDEFQVVINAVKELAAEAAKPTWTWAPQPEATELLGAIRAEFGEAISQAYTITIKADRYARLGELRDQVVARFSGEEGQPSASDVKAAFGEIEYRTVRENIVNGKPRIDGRDTRTVRPLNIEVGVLPKTHGSALFTRGETQALVVATLGTARDAQLLDTLEGEKKDPFMLHYNFPPFSVGECGRMGGAGRREIGHGRLARRSVQAMLPDTDSFPYTIRVVSEITESNGSSSMASVCGASLALMDAGVPMKAPVAGIAMGLVKEGEKFAVLTDILGDEDHLGDMDFKVAGTAKGVTALQMDIKIKGITEEIMEIALGQALEARLNILGQMNQVIGQSRTELSENAPTMIAMKIDTDKIRDVIGKGGATIRAICEETKASIDIEDDGSIKIFGETKEAAEAARQRVLGITAEAEIGKIYVGKVERIVDFGAFVNILPGKDGLVHISMLSDARVEKVTDILKEGQEVEVLVLDVDNRGRIKLSIKDVAAAKASGV from the coding sequence GTGAACCCGGTAATCAAGAAATTCCAGTTCGGTCAGTCGACCGTTACCCTCGAGACTGGCCGTATCGCCCGTCAGGCATCCGGCGCAGTGCTGGTCACCGTTGACGACGACGTCAGCGTATTGGTGACCGTTGTCGGTGCCAAGCAGGCCGATCCAGGCAAGGGCTTCTTCCCTCTGTCTGTCCACTATCAGGAAAAGACCTACGCCGCCGGTAAGATCCCGGGTGGTTTCTTCAAGCGCGAAGGCCGTCCTTCCGAGAAGGAAACCCTGACTTCCCGCCTGATCGACCGTCCGATCCGTCCGCTTTTCCCTGAAGGTTTCATGAACGAAGTGCAGGTGGTCTGCACCGTCGTTTCCACCAGCAAGAAAACCGATCCGGACATCGCTGCGATGATCGGTACCTCGGCCGCGCTGGCGATCTCCGGCATTCCTTTCGACGGTCCTATCGGCGCTGCCCGCGTGGCCTTCCACGAAAGCACCGGCTACCTGCTGAACCCGACCTACGAGCAACTGAAGGCATCGAGCCTGGACATGGTCGTGGCCGGTACTTCCGAAGCCGTGCTGATGGTTGAATCCGAAGCCAAGGAACTGACCGAAGACCAGATGCTGGGCGCCGTACTGTTCGCCCATGACGAGTTCCAGGTCGTGATCAACGCCGTCAAGGAACTGGCCGCCGAAGCTGCCAAGCCAACCTGGACCTGGGCGCCGCAACCGGAAGCCACCGAGCTGCTGGGCGCGATCCGTGCCGAGTTCGGCGAAGCGATTTCCCAGGCCTACACCATCACCATCAAGGCCGACCGTTATGCGCGCCTGGGCGAGCTGCGTGACCAGGTAGTGGCGCGGTTCTCCGGCGAAGAAGGCCAGCCATCGGCCAGCGACGTCAAGGCGGCTTTCGGCGAAATCGAATACCGCACCGTTCGCGAAAACATCGTCAACGGCAAGCCACGTATCGACGGTCGCGACACCCGCACCGTACGTCCGCTGAACATCGAAGTCGGCGTGCTGCCGAAGACCCACGGTTCGGCGCTGTTCACCCGTGGTGAAACCCAGGCCCTGGTCGTTGCAACCCTGGGCACCGCCCGTGACGCGCAACTGCTGGACACCCTGGAAGGCGAAAAGAAAGACCCGTTCATGCTGCACTACAACTTCCCGCCGTTCTCGGTGGGCGAGTGTGGCCGCATGGGTGGCGCCGGTCGTCGCGAAATCGGTCACGGCCGCCTGGCCCGCCGTTCCGTCCAGGCCATGCTGCCGGACACCGATTCGTTCCCGTACACCATCCGCGTGGTTTCGGAAATCACCGAGTCCAACGGTTCGAGCTCCATGGCTTCGGTCTGCGGCGCTTCCCTGGCACTGATGGACGCAGGCGTTCCGATGAAGGCGCCGGTTGCCGGTATCGCCATGGGCCTGGTGAAGGAAGGTGAGAAGTTCGCCGTCCTGACCGACATCCTGGGCGACGAAGACCACCTGGGCGACATGGACTTCAAAGTAGCCGGTACCGCCAAGGGCGTGACCGCGCTGCAGATGGACATCAAGATCAAGGGCATCACCGAAGAGATCATGGAGATCGCCCTGGGCCAGGCCCTGGAAGCGCGCCTGAACATCCTCGGTCAGATGAACCAGGTCATCGGTCAGTCCCGTACCGAACTGTCGGAAAACGCTCCGACCATGATCGCGATGAAGATCGACACCGACAAGATCCGTGACGTCATCGGTAAAGGCGGCGCGACCATCCGTGCGATCTGCGAGGAAACCAAGGCTTCGATCGACATCGAGGACGACGGTTCGATCAAGATCTTCGGCGAAACCAAGGAAGCGGCAGAGGCTGCACGCCAGCGCGTCCTGGGCATCACTGCCGAAGCCGAGATCGGCAAGATCTACGTCGGCAAGGTCGAGCGCATCGTCGACTTCGGCGCCTTCGTCAACATCCTGCCGGGCAAGGACGGTCTGGTTCACATCTCCATGCTGAGCGATGCTCGCGTCGAGAAAGTGACCGACATCCTCAAGGAAGGCCAGGAAGTGGAAGTGCTGGTACTGGACGTGGACAACCGCGGCCGTATCAAGCTGTCCATCAAGGACGTCGCAGCAGCCAAGGCATCGGGCGTTTAA
- the rpsO gene encoding 30S ribosomal protein S15 — MALSVEEKAQIVTDYQQAVGDTGSPEVQVALLTANINKLQGHFKANGKDHHSRRGLIRMVNQRRKLLDYLKGKDVNRYSTLIGRLGLRR, encoded by the coding sequence ATGGCACTCAGCGTTGAAGAAAAAGCTCAGATCGTGACCGACTACCAGCAAGCTGTTGGTGACACTGGTTCGCCAGAAGTGCAAGTTGCACTGCTGACCGCCAACATCAACAAACTGCAAGGTCACTTCAAGGCCAACGGTAAAGATCACCACTCCCGTCGTGGTCTGATCCGCATGGTAAACCAGCGTCGCAAGCTGCTGGACTACCTCAAGGGCAAGGACGTCAATCGTTACAGCACCTTGATCGGCCGCCTGGGCCTGCGTCGCTAA
- the truB gene encoding tRNA pseudouridine(55) synthase TruB codes for MAQVKRIRRNVSGIILLDKPLGFTSNAALQKVRWLLNAEKAGHTGSLDPLATGVLPLCFGEATKFSQYLLDSDKGYETLAQLGKTTTTADAEGEVLRERPVTVGQADIEAVLPRFRGQISQIPPMYSALKRDGQPLYKLARAGEVVEREPRSVTIARLELLAFDGNTVRLAVDCSKGTYIRTLVEDIGEQLGCGAYVAELRRTQAGPFALAQTVTLQELEAAHAEGGNEAVDRFLMPSDSGLLDWPLLQFSEHSAFYWLNGQPVRAPDAPKFGMVRVQDHNGRFIGIGEVSEDGRIAPRRLIRSE; via the coding sequence GTGGCTCAGGTCAAACGTATCCGTCGTAACGTGAGCGGCATCATCCTGCTCGACAAACCGTTGGGGTTTACCTCCAACGCGGCATTGCAGAAGGTTCGCTGGCTGCTCAATGCCGAGAAGGCCGGGCATACCGGTAGCCTCGATCCGCTTGCCACCGGCGTGCTGCCGTTGTGCTTCGGCGAGGCGACCAAGTTCTCCCAGTACCTGCTCGATTCCGACAAGGGCTATGAAACCCTGGCGCAACTGGGCAAGACCACCACCACGGCAGATGCCGAAGGCGAGGTTTTGCGCGAGCGCCCGGTGACCGTTGGTCAGGCGGATATCGAAGCGGTACTGCCGCGTTTCCGCGGGCAAATCAGTCAGATACCGCCGATGTACTCCGCGCTCAAGCGGGACGGACAGCCGCTGTACAAGCTGGCTCGTGCAGGCGAAGTAGTGGAGCGTGAACCGCGTTCTGTTACTATTGCGCGCTTGGAATTGCTGGCTTTTGACGGTAATACTGTCCGGCTTGCCGTGGATTGCAGCAAAGGCACCTATATCCGTACCCTGGTGGAGGATATCGGTGAGCAGCTCGGCTGTGGTGCGTACGTGGCAGAACTGCGACGGACCCAGGCCGGTCCTTTCGCGCTGGCCCAGACGGTCACGTTGCAAGAGCTGGAAGCGGCACATGCCGAAGGTGGCAACGAAGCGGTGGACCGTTTCCTGATGCCATCGGACAGTGGCTTGCTGGATTGGCCGCTGCTGCAGTTCTCCGAACACAGCGCTTTCTACTGGCTCAACGGCCAGCCGGTACGCGCCCCGGACGCGCCGAAATTCGGCATGGTACGGGTACAGGATCACAACGGTCGCTTCATCGGTATCGGTGAAGTGAGCGAAGACGGGCGCATTGCGCCACGTCGATTGATTCGGTCGGAATGA
- the rbfA gene encoding 30S ribosome-binding factor RbfA, translated as MAKEYSRTQRIGDQMQRELAQLIRREVKDPRVGLVTITAVEVSRDVGHAKIFITVMGQDNAEDIGQSIKVLNSAAGFLRMQLAREMKLRSVPQLHFHYDESVARGAHLSALIERAVAEDSQHAAEPEDTKE; from the coding sequence ATGGCAAAAGAATATAGCCGTACCCAACGCATCGGCGATCAGATGCAGCGTGAGCTGGCGCAGTTGATCCGTCGCGAAGTCAAGGATCCACGTGTCGGCCTGGTGACCATCACCGCGGTAGAAGTCAGTCGTGACGTCGGTCATGCGAAGATCTTCATCACCGTGATGGGCCAGGACAATGCCGAAGACATCGGCCAGAGCATCAAGGTGCTCAACTCGGCCGCCGGCTTCCTGCGCATGCAGCTGGCCCGCGAAATGAAGTTGCGCAGCGTTCCACAGTTGCATTTCCACTACGACGAAAGCGTCGCGCGCGGGGCGCATCTGTCGGCCCTGATCGAGCGCGCCGTGGCTGAAGACAGTCAGCACGCGGCTGAACCCGAAGACACCAAGGAGTAA
- the infB gene encoding translation initiation factor IF-2, producing MTQVTVKQLADEVKTPVERLLQQMREAGLPHTAAEEHVTDSEKQSLLTHLKSSHKAKVEEPRKITLQRKTTSTLRVAGSKSISVEVRKKKVFVQRSPEEIEAERKRELEERRAAENAARQKAEEEAKRRAEEEARRQPPAEQAAPVEAVAEPAEVVEPVRESAPVLAPAPAPVADTRKRDEQRRPDKSRADENRRGGDGERKNAPHRASVKEKAPAPRVAPRTTDEESDGFRRGGRGKAKLKKRNAHGFQSPTGPVVREVKIGETITVGDLAQQMSVKAAEIIKFMFKLGTPATINQVLDQETAQLVAEELGHKVTLISDTALEDSLAESLKFEGEAVPRAPVVTVMGHVDHGKTSLLDYIRRAKVAAGEAGGITQHIGAYHVETERGMVTFLDTPGHAAFTAMRARGAKATDIVILVVAADDGVMPQTVEAVQHAQAAGVPLVVAVNKIDKPGADLDRIRSELSVHGVTSEDWGGDTPFVPVSAKMGTGVDELLEAVLLQAEVLELTATPSAPGRGVVVESRLDKGRGPVATVLVQDGTLRQGDMVLVGSNYGRVRAMLDENGKAIKEAGPAIPVEILGLDGTPDAGDEMSVVADEKKAREVALFRQGKFREVKLARAHAGKLENIFESMGQEEKKTLNIVLKSDVRGSLEALQGALNGLGNDEVQVRVVGGGVGGITESDANLALASNAVLFGFNVRADAGARKIVEQEGLDMRYYNVIYDIIEDVKKALTGMLGSDVRENILGVAEVRDVFRSPKFGAIAGCMVIEGVVHRNRPIRVLREDIVIFEGELESLRRFKDDASEVRAGMECGIGVKSYNDVKVGDKIEVFEKVQVARSL from the coding sequence ATGACGCAAGTCACGGTGAAACAACTGGCCGATGAGGTCAAAACACCGGTAGAGCGCCTGTTGCAGCAGATGCGTGAGGCAGGTCTGCCGCACACCGCCGCCGAGGAACATGTGACCGACAGTGAGAAGCAGTCCCTGCTGACTCACTTGAAGAGCAGTCACAAGGCAAAAGTGGAAGAACCGCGCAAGATCACGCTGCAGCGTAAAACTACCAGCACCCTGCGTGTTGCCGGTAGCAAGAGCATCAGCGTAGAAGTGCGCAAGAAGAAAGTTTTCGTGCAGCGCAGCCCGGAAGAAATCGAAGCCGAGCGCAAACGCGAGCTGGAAGAACGTCGTGCAGCGGAAAATGCTGCGCGCCAGAAGGCTGAAGAAGAAGCCAAGCGCCGCGCCGAAGAAGAAGCGCGTCGCCAGCCTCCTGCGGAGCAAGCCGCTCCGGTCGAAGCGGTCGCGGAACCTGCCGAGGTTGTCGAGCCTGTGCGTGAAAGCGCGCCGGTACTGGCTCCGGCTCCAGCCCCTGTGGCGGATACCCGCAAGCGTGACGAACAGCGTCGCCCGGACAAGTCGCGTGCCGACGAAAACCGTCGTGGTGGTGATGGCGAGCGCAAGAATGCTCCTCATCGCGCGTCGGTCAAGGAAAAAGCACCGGCCCCGCGGGTTGCACCACGCACCACCGACGAAGAAAGCGATGGCTTCCGTCGCGGCGGTCGTGGCAAGGCCAAGCTGAAGAAGCGCAACGCCCACGGTTTCCAGAGCCCTACCGGCCCTGTCGTGCGCGAAGTGAAGATCGGCGAGACCATCACTGTGGGCGACCTGGCCCAGCAGATGTCGGTCAAGGCTGCTGAAATCATCAAGTTCATGTTCAAGCTGGGTACCCCGGCCACCATCAACCAGGTACTGGACCAGGAAACTGCCCAACTGGTTGCCGAAGAGCTGGGCCACAAAGTGACCCTGATCAGCGACACCGCCCTGGAAGATTCCCTGGCCGAGTCCCTGAAGTTCGAAGGTGAAGCGGTTCCTCGTGCACCGGTCGTGACCGTCATGGGTCACGTCGACCACGGTAAGACCTCGTTGCTCGACTACATCCGTCGCGCCAAGGTAGCGGCTGGCGAAGCCGGCGGCATTACCCAGCACATCGGTGCGTACCACGTTGAAACCGAACGTGGCATGGTCACCTTCCTCGATACCCCGGGCCACGCCGCGTTTACCGCAATGCGTGCCCGTGGTGCCAAGGCGACCGACATCGTGATCCTGGTGGTCGCGGCGGACGACGGCGTGATGCCTCAGACTGTCGAGGCTGTCCAGCACGCCCAGGCGGCCGGTGTTCCGCTGGTGGTGGCGGTGAACAAGATCGACAAGCCGGGTGCCGACCTCGATCGCATCCGCAGCGAACTGTCGGTTCACGGCGTGACCTCCGAAGACTGGGGTGGCGACACGCCATTCGTCCCGGTTTCCGCGAAGATGGGTACTGGCGTCGACGAGCTGCTCGAAGCGGTATTGCTGCAGGCTGAAGTGCTCGAACTGACCGCCACGCCGTCGGCTCCTGGCCGTGGTGTCGTAGTCGAATCGCGCCTGGACAAGGGCCGCGGTCCGGTGGCAACGGTCCTGGTTCAGGACGGTACGCTGCGTCAGGGTGACATGGTGCTGGTCGGTTCGAACTATGGCCGCGTGCGTGCCATGCTCGACGAGAACGGCAAGGCCATCAAGGAGGCCGGTCCGGCCATTCCGGTCGAAATCCTCGGCCTGGACGGTACCCCGGACGCTGGCGACGAGATGAGCGTTGTGGCCGACGAGAAGAAAGCCCGTGAAGTGGCTCTGTTCCGTCAAGGCAAGTTCCGCGAAGTCAAACTGGCTCGCGCTCACGCCGGCAAGCTGGAAAACATCTTCGAAAGCATGGGCCAGGAAGAGAAGAAGACGCTCAACATCGTCCTCAAGTCCGACGTCCGTGGCTCGCTGGAAGCCTTGCAGGGCGCATTGAACGGCCTGGGCAACGACGAAGTGCAGGTGCGCGTGGTCGGTGGCGGCGTCGGTGGTATCACCGAAAGCGACGCCAACCTGGCGCTGGCTTCCAACGCTGTACTGTTCGGCTTCAACGTGCGTGCCGATGCCGGCGCTCGCAAGATCGTCGAGCAGGAAGGTCTGGATATGCGTTACTACAACGTGATCTACGACATCATCGAAGACGTCAAGAAAGCCCTCACCGGCATGCTGGGCAGCGACGTGCGGGAGAACATCCTGGGCGTGGCCGAAGTACGCGATGTGTTCCGTTCGCCGAAGTTCGGCGCGATCGCCGGTTGCATGGTGATCGAAGGTGTCGTTCACCGTAACCGTCCGATCCGTGTACTGCGTGAAGACATCGTGATCTTCGAAGGCGAGCTGGAATCCCTGCGTCGCTTCAAGGATGACGCTTCCGAAGTACGTGCCGGCATGGAATGCGGTATTGGCGTCAAGAGCTACAACGACGTCAAGGTCGGCGACAAGATCGAAGTCTTCGAGAAGGTCCAGGTTGCTCGCAGCCTCTGA